From the Sphingomonas brevis genome, the window TCGCTCGTTGACGCTTCGGTGCAATTAAACCGACCTATGCTTTCGTTGGAGGTCATCAAGGCGCTTAACTATCACGCAATTGCCTGCCTACACTCCAGTTGCGGAGTTTGGCGGCCTTGCGAAGTTCACGTGGGAACTGGCGAAGGGGCATTCCAGCCGCCTCCATCTTGGTCCGTGCCCGGCCTAATGAACATGTTCGTGGATGAGGTGAACCGCTTCTGGGCCGAGACCGATGCGGTATATTTAGCGGCCTACGTCCTTTGGCGGCTCAATCACATACACCCGTTCGTGAACGGGAATGGACGCACCGCCAGAGTTACGTGCTTCTTTGTCCTCTGTC encodes:
- a CDS encoding Fic family protein, whose amino-acid sequence is MLSLEVIKALNYHAIACLHSSCGVWRPCEVHVGTGEGAFQPPPSWSVPGLMNMFVDEVNRFWAETDAVYLAAYVLWRLNHIHPFVNGNGRTARVTCFFVLCLRVGGWIDMDTLLPELIRANRDEYVAALKHADAVLAAGNPPDLAPLHSMLSRLLDEHTANGGDGA